In the genome of Gloeotrichia echinulata CP02, one region contains:
- a CDS encoding bluetail domain-containing putative surface protein has translation MAIVNGNNNNNNLSGTSSNNILIGLGGNDTLNGGDGIDILIGGTDNDTYIVDSTTDVIIELLGEGTDTIQSSVTFSLEAIANVENLTLSGTAAINATGNAGNNVITGNTANNNLNGGGGDDTLTGSNGNDTLNGDVGIDTADYSTLAQSITLLPTGIVNKAGGTGTDQLIKIEKIVANAAVTNNTIDASGVNADVSINANLLTQSLTVNGTPVPVDPFTVVNFDNVIGTNGDDTIIGDGQDNLLFGQGGNDTLNGGAGNDSLNGGDGNDTLNGSKYLLTNIGIIELNGNDTLVGGNGDDTYIVDSTTNIITENANQGTDTIESSVTFSLEAIANVENLTLSGTDAINATGNADNNVITGNTANNNLNGGGGDDTLTGSIGNDTLNGDVGIDTADYSTLAQSITLLPTGIVNKAGGTGTDQLIKIAKIVANAAVTNNTIDASSVNADVSINANLLTQSLTVNGTPVPVGPFTVVNFDNVIGTNGDDTIIGDGQNNLLFGQGGNDSLNGGAGIDTLIGGNGDDIYIIDSTADVITEFANQGTDTIESSVTFSLSGIANVENLTLTGTAAINGTGNAADNFITGNASNNTLNGGDGIDTLIGGNGDDIYIVDSTTDVITEFDNQGTDTIQSSVTFSLSGIANVENLTLTGTAAINGTGNAGNNVITGNANHNILIGGAGNDILIGGAGNDILIGGADNDIYIIDSTADMITEFANRGTDTIESSVTFSLDTLSNVENLTLTGTAAINGTGNADDNFITGNASNNTLNGGAGNDTLNGGAGNDILTGGIGKDSLTGGVGVDRFDYRNLADSLFSNFDVITDFNAAEDRFVVSTARAGSLFSAGSVATFNTTGIAAKLTSTTFRTNFAARFTFGTRTFVAINDDIAGFNPNTDAIIEVTGLSGTLGINNFTTALA, from the coding sequence ATGGCGATTGTTAACGGTAATAATAATAATAACAATCTTTCTGGTACTTCTAGTAATAATATCCTCATTGGTCTTGGTGGTAATGATACCCTCAATGGTGGTGATGGTATTGATATCCTGATTGGTGGCACAGATAATGATACCTACATTGTCGATAGCACGACTGATGTAATTATCGAACTTCTAGGGGAAGGGACAGATACCATTCAATCGAGTGTCACCTTCAGCCTAGAGGCGATCGCCAACGTCGAAAACCTCACCCTGTCAGGAACAGCTGCGATTAACGCTACAGGTAATGCAGGCAATAACGTTATCACAGGTAACACTGCTAACAACAATCTTAATGGTGGTGGTGGTGATGATACCCTCACCGGAAGTAATGGTAACGATACCTTAAATGGAGACGTAGGGATTGATACGGCTGATTACAGCACTCTGGCGCAAAGTATTACCCTATTACCAACTGGAATTGTCAATAAAGCTGGCGGTACAGGCACAGACCAACTGATCAAGATTGAAAAAATCGTTGCCAATGCGGCTGTCACTAATAACACTATAGATGCTTCTGGTGTCAATGCAGACGTATCAATTAACGCCAACCTCTTGACTCAAAGTTTGACGGTGAATGGTACTCCTGTTCCTGTCGATCCGTTTACAGTCGTGAACTTTGACAATGTTATAGGTACAAATGGAGATGACACCATTATTGGCGATGGACAAGACAACCTATTATTTGGTCAAGGTGGGAATGACACTCTTAATGGTGGCGCCGGTAATGACTCTCTTAATGGTGGTGATGGGAATGATACCCTCAACGGTAGTAAATATCTCCTGACTAACATTGGCATTATTGAACTCAACGGAAATGATACCCTCGTCGGCGGAAATGGCGATGATACCTACATTGTCGATAGCACCACAAACATCATTACGGAAAATGCCAATCAAGGGACAGATACCATTGAATCTAGTGTCACCTTCAGCCTAGAGGCGATCGCCAACGTCGAAAACCTCACCCTGTCAGGAACAGATGCGATTAACGCTACAGGTAATGCAGACAATAACGTTATCACAGGTAACACTGCTAACAACAATCTTAATGGTGGTGGTGGTGATGATACCCTCACCGGAAGTATTGGTAACGATACCTTAAATGGAGACGTAGGGATTGATACGGCTGATTACAGCACTCTGGCGCAAAGTATTACCCTATTACCAACTGGAATTGTCAATAAAGCTGGCGGTACAGGCACAGACCAACTGATCAAGATCGCAAAAATCGTTGCCAATGCGGCTGTCACTAATAACACCATAGATGCTTCTAGTGTCAATGCAGACGTATCAATTAACGCCAACCTCTTGACTCAAAGTTTGACGGTGAATGGTACTCCTGTTCCTGTCGGTCCGTTTACAGTCGTGAACTTTGACAATGTTATAGGTACGAATGGAGATGACACCATTATTGGCGATGGACAAAACAACCTATTATTTGGCCAGGGTGGGAATGACTCTCTTAATGGTGGCGCCGGGATTGATACCCTCATCGGCGGAAATGGCGATGATATCTACATTATCGATAGCACCGCTGATGTGATTACCGAATTTGCTAATCAGGGTACAGATACCATTGAATCGAGTGTCACCTTTAGCCTATCTGGTATTGCCAACGTCGAAAACCTCACCCTGACAGGAACAGCCGCGATTAACGGTACAGGTAATGCAGCTGATAACTTCATCACAGGTAACGCCAGTAATAATACCCTAAATGGTGGTGATGGTATTGATACCCTCATCGGCGGAAATGGCGATGATATCTACATTGTCGATAGCACCACTGATGTGATTACCGAATTTGATAATCAGGGTACAGATACCATTCAATCGAGTGTCACCTTTAGCCTATCTGGTATTGCCAACGTCGAAAACCTCACCCTGACAGGAACAGCCGCGATTAACGGTACAGGTAACGCAGGCAATAACGTGATCACAGGTAACGCCAATCATAATATCCTGATTGGTGGTGCTGGCAATGATATCCTGATTGGTGGTGCTGGTAATGATATCCTGATTGGTGGTGCTGATAATGATATCTACATTATCGATAGCACCGCTGATATGATTACCGAATTTGCTAATCGGGGTACAGATACCATTGAATCGAGTGTCACCTTCAGCCTAGATACCCTATCTAACGTCGAAAACCTCACCCTGACAGGAACAGCAGCGATTAACGGTACAGGTAATGCAGATGATAACTTCATCACAGGTAACGCCAGTAATAATACCCTCAATGGTGGTGCTGGCAATGATACCCTCAATGGTGGTGCTGGTAATGACATACTAACCGGGGGAATAGGAAAAGATAGTCTGACCGGAGGGGTAGGAGTGGATCGTTTTGACTACCGCAACTTAGCTGATTCCCTCTTCAGTAACTTTGATGTGATTACCGACTTCAATGCTGCTGAGGATAGATTCGTCGTTTCCACCGCACGAGCCGGATCTTTATTCAGTGCAGGATCTGTTGCAACATTTAATACGACTGGAATTGCAGCTAAATTAACCTCTACTACTTTTCGCACCAACTTTGCTGCTCGATTCACCTTTGGTACCCGTACCTTTGTCGCTATTAATGATGATATAGCAGGGTTTAATCCCAATACCGATGCCATCATTGAAGTCACAGGATTAAGCGGAACCCTTGGGATAAATAATTTTACCACTGCGTTGGCCTAG
- a CDS encoding DUF29 domain-containing protein, translated as MLLGSYILLLYQNWTLPDFQNHWEVKIDNFRVELRKLTKSKNLYNYFLTVFESVYIDAVRQAKNKSGLNCFPPNCPYTIEQILDVDYLPPFSYL; from the coding sequence GTGTTACTTGGTAGCTATATTCTTTTATTGTATCAAAATTGGACTCTTCCTGATTTTCAAAACCATTGGGAAGTAAAAATCGATAATTTCCGGGTGGAACTGAGGAAATTAACCAAATCTAAAAACCTGTATAACTATTTTCTCACGGTGTTTGAGTCCGTCTACATTGATGCGGTACGACAAGCAAAAAACAAAAGTGGGTTAAATTGTTTTCCCCCAAATTGTCCCTACACCATTGAGCAAATTTTAGATGTGGATTATTTACCACCATTCAGCTATTTATAA
- the purM gene encoding phosphoribosylformylglycinamidine cyclo-ligase, protein MDYRDAGVDVEAGRAFVDQIRNAVHSTFRPEVIGGLGGFGGCFQLPGGFKEPVLVSGTDGVGTKLKIAHILNRHDTVGIDLVAMCVNDVLTSGAEPLFFLDYVATGKLDKEQLTQVVVGIADGCKLAGCALLGGETAEMPGFYQVGEYDLAGFCVGIVEKSQMLDGKQVQVGDIAIALPSTGVHSNGLSLVRKIVSDGGFAWSDTPQLLGGETLGDAFLKPTQIYVKPVLAARLAGLDIHGMAHITGGGLPENLPRCLGQGQGIKIDPSSWTLPPIFQWLAAAGAVSWEAMYNTFNMGIGFVLLVPPYQVLETITYFQSQDISAFAIGEVVTGDGSLVGLLK, encoded by the coding sequence ATGGATTATCGGGATGCAGGGGTTGATGTTGAGGCTGGTAGAGCTTTTGTGGATCAAATTCGCAATGCTGTTCACAGCACCTTTAGACCGGAAGTAATTGGTGGACTGGGTGGCTTTGGTGGTTGTTTTCAACTACCAGGGGGTTTTAAAGAGCCAGTTTTGGTTTCCGGGACAGATGGTGTGGGGACAAAGCTGAAAATCGCCCACATTCTTAATCGTCATGACACCGTTGGGATCGATTTGGTGGCGATGTGCGTTAATGATGTGTTGACATCTGGCGCCGAACCACTGTTTTTTTTAGATTATGTGGCTACAGGTAAGCTAGACAAAGAGCAATTGACTCAGGTGGTTGTAGGTATAGCTGATGGGTGTAAACTGGCGGGTTGTGCCTTATTAGGTGGAGAAACCGCAGAAATGCCTGGTTTCTACCAAGTGGGTGAGTATGACTTGGCTGGGTTTTGTGTGGGAATTGTGGAAAAAAGCCAGATGCTGGATGGTAAACAAGTACAAGTGGGGGATATAGCGATCGCACTCCCTAGCACTGGTGTACACAGTAATGGCTTGAGTTTAGTCCGCAAGATTGTTAGCGATGGCGGATTTGCTTGGAGTGATACCCCACAATTGTTAGGTGGTGAAACTCTGGGCGATGCTTTCTTGAAGCCTACTCAAATATACGTCAAACCTGTTCTGGCTGCGCGTCTTGCAGGTTTGGATATTCACGGTATGGCGCATATCACCGGTGGTGGATTACCAGAAAATTTACCCAGATGTCTTGGTCAGGGTCAAGGAATTAAAATTGACCCCAGTAGTTGGACTCTCCCCCCAATATTTCAGTGGCTAGCTGCAGCAGGTGCAGTGAGTTGGGAAGCTATGTATAACACCTTTAATATGGGGATCGGATTTGTACTGCTGGTACCACCTTATCAGGTACTAGAGACAATTACTTACTTTCAGTCCCAAGATATTTCTGCTTTTGCGATTGGTGAGGTAGTTACTGGCGATGGCTCCTTAGTAGGATTACTTAAGTAA
- a CDS encoding PHP domain-containing protein has product MVVNFVRTSPSMENLKQVFQSIHAESCPRLFNFHMHTVYSDGKLQPNLLMEQAIAIGLQGLAITDHHSIAGYQLAQAWLEDWKWSHPGINAPHLWTGVEINANLLNVEVHILAYAFDVEHPSIKSYLQRKIAIGKEYQANNVIAAIHEAGGLAVLAHPARYKRSLFDLIPAAADHGIDGVESFYAYNNPNPWKPSNVESQQVQQLANEFNLFNTCGTDTHGLSLLQRL; this is encoded by the coding sequence ATGGTTGTAAATTTTGTTCGCACTTCGCCTTCTATGGAAAATTTGAAGCAAGTATTCCAGAGTATTCATGCAGAAAGTTGTCCCAGATTATTCAACTTTCATATGCACACTGTTTACTCAGATGGAAAATTGCAGCCAAATTTGCTGATGGAACAGGCGATCGCAATTGGGTTACAAGGGCTAGCTATTACTGACCATCATAGTATTGCTGGCTATCAATTGGCGCAGGCTTGGTTAGAAGACTGGAAGTGGAGTCATCCTGGTATAAATGCGCCCCATCTGTGGACTGGTGTCGAAATTAATGCCAATTTGTTAAATGTCGAAGTTCACATTTTGGCTTACGCTTTCGATGTCGAACACCCCAGCATCAAATCCTATTTGCAACGAAAAATTGCTATAGGTAAAGAATATCAAGCAAATAACGTCATTGCTGCTATTCATGAAGCCGGGGGATTGGCTGTACTAGCCCATCCAGCGCGTTATAAGCGATCGCTTTTTGACCTAATTCCCGCAGCTGCGGATCATGGGATTGATGGTGTTGAAAGTTTCTACGCTTACAATAACCCCAATCCTTGGAAGCCAAGCAATGTGGAATCACAACAGGTACAGCAGTTAGCTAATGAATTTAATCTGTTCAATACCTGTGGTACTGATACCCACGGTTTAAGCCTGCTGCAGCGGTTGTAA
- a CDS encoding nucleotide pyrophosphatase/phosphodiesterase family protein has translation MRDFTHSRRWIILSICAIAVVIAYQAFGVQRTGQTLQHNAVIFVADGLRPSAINAKDTPTLYEIRQQGVTFTNSHSLFPTFTTANASAIATGHYLGDTGDFSNTIKVQAPVKSAKNSLVPFLENNAVLKEVNQQFNSNFLNEESLLSIAKKAGFSTAAIGKVGPVFIQDVTQQNGAPTIIFDDDTGTPTGIPLSPEITDLLTKNSLALATPARGDNGKSGDSKTPGTKSANITQQQYFADVTTKAILPLFQQRQKPFVLVYWSRDPDGTQHNHGDSLNRLTPGINGPTVQAALQNVDKNLSQIRTALKDLGLAATTNIFVTADHGFSTISKESKTSYAASLAYSEVPTGFLPPGFVAIDLAHDLQLSLFDPDNQNAPINPTQGQFSKSSILAKDSKNLELIIAGNGGSDLLYLLNDANNKANAKKIVDSLLKQDYVSGIFVDDGFGKIPGTLPLSAIKLRGTATTPIPSIVVNFRSFDTGCGNPTACGVDIADTTLQQGQGMHGSFSRADTYNTMAALGLDFKQKYQDQAPAGNADVAPTLAKVLNLKLPAQGKLVGRVLNEALRNGPNKVKSQSQTLESQAATNGLKTILKYQTVGKTRYFDTAGFPGRTLGL, from the coding sequence ATGCGGGATTTTACACACAGTCGCCGTTGGATAATTTTGAGCATTTGTGCGATCGCAGTTGTGATAGCATATCAGGCTTTTGGTGTCCAACGCACTGGGCAAACATTACAACATAATGCAGTCATTTTTGTTGCGGATGGCTTGCGTCCCAGTGCGATTAATGCTAAAGATACGCCGACGTTGTACGAGATTCGCCAACAAGGAGTCACCTTTACCAATAGTCACTCTCTGTTTCCGACATTCACAACAGCTAATGCTTCGGCGATCGCTACTGGTCATTATCTGGGTGATACGGGTGACTTTAGCAATACTATCAAAGTTCAGGCTCCGGTTAAAAGTGCCAAAAATAGTTTAGTGCCTTTCCTGGAAAATAATGCTGTTCTTAAGGAAGTTAACCAGCAGTTTAATAGCAATTTTCTCAACGAAGAAAGCCTACTATCAATTGCTAAAAAAGCCGGTTTTAGCACGGCGGCGATAGGAAAAGTTGGCCCTGTTTTCATCCAAGATGTAACTCAACAAAACGGCGCACCCACGATTATTTTTGATGATGATACTGGTACGCCTACGGGAATTCCTCTAAGTCCAGAAATTACGGATTTACTCACCAAAAATTCCCTGGCTTTAGCTACTCCAGCGCGGGGAGATAATGGCAAATCTGGTGATAGTAAGACTCCAGGTACAAAAAGTGCGAATATAACCCAGCAGCAATATTTTGCTGATGTCACAACTAAGGCAATTTTACCTTTATTCCAGCAACGTCAAAAACCCTTTGTGTTAGTTTATTGGTCTCGTGACCCTGATGGTACACAGCACAATCATGGTGATAGCCTCAACCGACTCACTCCCGGAATCAATGGTCCGACTGTCCAAGCAGCGCTACAAAATGTTGATAAAAATCTCAGCCAAATTCGCACCGCACTCAAAGATTTGGGTTTAGCAGCCACTACAAATATATTTGTCACTGCTGACCACGGCTTTTCGACAATTAGCAAGGAAAGTAAAACTAGTTATGCAGCATCTCTTGCTTATTCAGAAGTTCCCACAGGTTTTTTACCCCCTGGTTTTGTGGCGATAGATTTAGCACATGATTTGCAATTATCTTTATTTGACCCTGATAATCAAAATGCCCCTATCAATCCCACTCAGGGGCAGTTTTCTAAGAGTAGTATCCTAGCTAAAGACTCCAAAAATCTTGAGTTAATTATTGCAGGTAATGGCGGTTCTGATTTGCTTTATTTATTGAATGACGCTAACAATAAAGCTAATGCCAAAAAAATTGTTGATTCGCTCTTGAAACAAGATTATGTCAGTGGTATATTTGTAGATGATGGCTTTGGCAAAATTCCCGGTACATTGCCTTTGAGTGCCATCAAACTCAGAGGAACAGCCACGACTCCCATACCCTCAATTGTGGTAAACTTTCGCTCATTTGATACAGGTTGTGGCAATCCTACCGCCTGTGGGGTAGATATAGCCGATACTACCTTACAGCAAGGTCAGGGAATGCATGGCAGCTTCAGTCGTGCTGATACTTACAATACTATGGCAGCCCTTGGGCTTGACTTTAAACAAAAGTATCAAGATCAAGCACCGGCGGGTAATGCAGATGTTGCACCTACTCTAGCAAAGGTGCTGAATTTAAAACTACCCGCTCAAGGTAAGCTGGTGGGAAGGGTGTTGAATGAAGCCTTGCGTAACGGCCCTAACAAGGTGAAATCTCAGTCTCAAACCCTAGAATCTCAAGCAGCAACCAATGGTTTGAAGACGATCCTCAAGTATCAAACGGTAGGAAAAACTCGCTACTTTGACACAGCAGGGTTTCCTGGTCGCACCCTAGGATTGTAA
- a CDS encoding DUF6737 family protein, whose amino-acid sequence MSEQKPLNPWNYKPWWCQPWSILLTGLTLITGSWLLFKTIWLTVLVSLPVLTWMGFFLLIWPQLMIRSGVLESYETDLLNND is encoded by the coding sequence ATGTCTGAACAAAAACCTCTCAATCCTTGGAACTACAAACCCTGGTGGTGTCAACCCTGGTCTATACTGCTGACAGGTTTAACGCTAATTACTGGTAGCTGGTTACTATTTAAAACTATCTGGCTAACAGTTCTCGTCTCTCTACCTGTATTAACCTGGATGGGTTTTTTCTTGTTAATTTGGCCGCAACTGATGATTCGCAGTGGGGTTTTGGAGTCCTATGAAACGGACTTGTTAAACAACGATTAA
- a CDS encoding SDR family oxidoreductase: MNTKHQSLSKQTALITGAASGIGYQLACIFAQNDYHLVLVDRMGEKLTEIADKFQHQFGIFVKTIVKDLSIPTSPEEIFIELQKENIKIDVLVNNAGFGIHGLFHETNLNTELDMVQVNLVCLTHLTKLFLKDMVKQGEGKILNVSSAAAFQPGPFMAVYFATKAYIVSFSQALASELEGTGVTVTVLCPGPTESAFHQRTGAAGTKQVAGNKMMDAQTVAKIGYRALMEGKTVIIPGLKNRFLAEIVRFTPRDLVTKIVKNMQEVK; the protein is encoded by the coding sequence ATGAATACAAAACACCAAAGTCTGAGCAAACAAACTGCTCTTATTACTGGGGCTGCAAGTGGTATTGGCTACCAATTAGCTTGCATTTTTGCCCAGAATGATTATCATCTTGTCTTAGTAGACAGAATGGGAGAAAAACTTACGGAAATTGCAGATAAATTTCAACATCAGTTTGGCATTTTTGTCAAAACCATTGTTAAAGATTTATCTATACCCACATCTCCAGAAGAAATTTTCATCGAGTTACAAAAAGAAAATATCAAAATTGATGTGCTTGTAAATAATGCTGGATTTGGAATTCATGGATTATTTCATGAAACTAATCTGAATACTGAACTAGACATGGTGCAGGTAAATTTGGTATGTCTCACCCATTTAACTAAGTTATTTCTCAAGGATATGGTTAAGCAAGGGGAGGGCAAAATATTAAATGTTTCCTCCGCTGCTGCTTTTCAACCTGGCCCTTTTATGGCAGTTTATTTTGCAACTAAAGCCTATATTGTTTCGTTTTCACAAGCACTTGCTAGTGAATTAGAAGGTACGGGTGTCACCGTCACAGTTCTTTGTCCAGGACCTACAGAATCTGCTTTTCATCAAAGAACAGGCGCCGCAGGTACTAAGCAGGTCGCAGGTAATAAGATGATGGATGCACAAACAGTAGCTAAAATTGGCTATCGCGCTTTAATGGAAGGCAAAACTGTGATTATTCCTGGGCTAAAAAATAGATTCTTGGCAGAAATTGTGAGATTTACGCCTAGAGATTTGGTGACAAAAATTGTGAAAAATATGCAGGAAGTTAAATAG